From Pseudoalteromonas sp. DL-6, one genomic window encodes:
- a CDS encoding ankyrin repeat domain-containing protein, which translates to MKKLTIYLLLLLSVGYSAVALYSLINSDIEDVIICSADENTHYIRSDACEYYLLNYRADKSDIESLESGAGLAFLFEIKDIDKRDAYIEYFISKGIKVNTLNHIDGLSPLHSAILLNDFGLVQLLMDKGASITIKEKSHGLTPLEFIHKLSEKNAQIDRQLISELLTSISNNKQAG; encoded by the coding sequence GTGAAAAAGCTTACTATTTATTTGTTACTTTTATTATCTGTTGGATATTCTGCAGTTGCTTTATATTCGCTTATTAATAGTGATATTGAAGATGTTATTATTTGCAGCGCTGATGAGAATACTCATTACATCCGAAGTGACGCTTGTGAATATTACTTACTTAATTATAGAGCAGATAAGAGTGATATTGAATCACTTGAATCAGGCGCTGGTCTAGCATTTTTATTTGAAATTAAAGATATAGATAAGCGCGATGCTTATATCGAATACTTTATTTCTAAAGGAATCAAAGTAAATACGTTAAATCACATAGATGGTTTATCACCTCTACACTCGGCTATTTTGCTTAATGACTTTGGTTTAGTGCAACTTTTAATGGATAAAGGCGCGAGTATTACTATTAAAGAAAAATCACATGGGCTTACACCTTTAGAGTTTATTCATAAACTGAGTGAAAAAAATGCTCAGATAGATAGGCAGCTGATATCTGAACTTTTGACGTCGATTTCAAATAATAAACAGGCTGGTTAA
- the flgN gene encoding flagellar export chaperone FlgN gives MKTVKEYIVSLQQDITKLDALIELLETQYELLSQRDVQLETHNKKMLGFLESLNESHNQRDGFLVSLGLQGGKEGLAQLTALLPVDINTLTTKLLHQLELKTKTCKIMNERSGQLLSSQRRLLQRLTGGENKQAYPEMPL, from the coding sequence ATGAAAACTGTAAAAGAGTATATTGTAAGTCTGCAACAAGACATTACCAAGCTAGACGCGTTAATTGAATTACTTGAAACGCAATACGAATTGCTAAGCCAACGTGATGTGCAGCTAGAAACGCACAATAAAAAAATGCTCGGCTTTTTAGAAAGCTTAAATGAATCGCACAACCAGCGCGATGGCTTTTTGGTGAGTTTAGGCTTGCAAGGTGGCAAAGAAGGTTTAGCACAATTAACCGCGCTTCTACCTGTTGATATAAACACCCTTACTACGAAGCTATTGCATCAGCTTGAGCTAAAAACTAAAACCTGCAAAATAATGAATGAACGCTCAGGGCAATTACTCTCAAGCCAACGTCGGTTATTACAGCGCTTAACTGGCGGTGAAAACAAACAAGCTTACCCAGAAATGCCTTTATAA
- the flgC gene encoding flagellar basal body rod protein FlgC codes for MSFNSIYDASGSAMRAQVIRLDTIASNLANADTAAGSEADAYKALKPVFSALYKQTQDSQSISASVDVLGITESNRAVEQRYEPNNPIANNDGYVFYSNVNALEEMADMMSASRSYQTSVEVMGRVNSMQQSILKLGQ; via the coding sequence ATGTCTTTTAATTCAATTTATGACGCTAGCGGCAGCGCCATGCGCGCTCAAGTTATTCGCCTCGATACCATTGCATCTAACCTAGCCAATGCCGATACCGCAGCCGGTTCAGAAGCCGACGCTTACAAGGCACTTAAACCAGTATTTTCTGCTTTGTACAAACAAACACAAGACAGCCAATCAATTTCAGCCTCGGTTGATGTATTAGGGATCACTGAGTCAAATCGTGCGGTAGAGCAGCGCTACGAGCCAAATAACCCAATTGCTAACAACGATGGTTATGTATTTTACTCCAACGTAAATGCACTTGAAGAAATGGCCGACATGATGTCTGCAAGTCGTAGCTACCAAACATCTGTTGAAGTTATGGGGCGTGTAAATAGCATGCAGCAAAGCATTCTTAAGTTAGGACAATAA
- the metH gene encoding methionine synthase translates to MTQQIAVFTNVGERTNVTGSAMFKRLIMEEDYETALNVAREQVENGAQVIDINMDEAMLDSKAAMVKFLNLIASEPDISKVPIMVDSSKWEVIEAGLKCIQGKAIVNSISLKEGEEPFIRQAKIIKRFGAAAVVMAFDTEGQADTADRKFEICERSYRILVDEIGFPPEDIIFDPNIFAVATGIEEHDNYAVEFIEGTRRIKQNLPHCKVSGGVSNVSFSFRGNNPVREAIHSVFLYHAIKAGMDMGIVNAGQLAVYDDIPEELRKAVEDVILNTDPGAGERLVELAPKYSGMAQAERVEDLEWRTWPVEKRLEHALVKGITTFIDEDTEECRAGADKPIHVIEGPLMDGMNVVGDLFGAGKMFLPQVVKSARVMKRAVAYLDPFIEAEKEEGATNGKIVMATVKGDVHDIGKNIVGVVLQCNNYEVIDLGVMVPAEKILQTAIDEKADIIGLSGLITPSLDEMVHVAKEMKRRGFELPLMIGGATTSKAHTAVKIEPQYDKGVVYVNNASRAVGVVSNLLSKEHKAEFLAKTTAEYDKVREQQARKKPRSKPVTIQRARDNAAKLDWDNYTPPVPKKLGVTEFKNVSIATLRKYIDWTPYFMTWSIAGKYPRIMTDEVVGEQAQSLFKDANDMLDELEKSGTLQPLGVIGLFPANRVGDDIEIYTDETRKELLTTSCHLRQQTEKTDFANYCLADYIAPKGTPDYFGAFAVTGGLEEDDLANAFDAKQDDYNKIMVKAVADRLAEAFAEYLHEQVRKEYWGYAPDENLGNDELIRENYQGIRPAPGYPACPEHTEKKKIWQLLDTEKRIGMQLTSSYAMWPGAAVSGWYFSHPQAKYYAVAAVQRDQVEDYAKRTNMTLAEAERWLSPNLGYDPE, encoded by the coding sequence ATGACCCAACAAATTGCAGTATTTACCAATGTCGGCGAGCGTACTAACGTAACTGGCTCGGCGATGTTTAAACGTTTGATCATGGAAGAAGACTACGAGACCGCCCTTAATGTAGCCCGCGAACAAGTAGAAAATGGCGCACAGGTTATTGATATCAACATGGACGAAGCCATGCTGGACTCAAAAGCCGCCATGGTTAAGTTTTTAAACTTAATTGCCTCAGAGCCTGATATTTCTAAAGTACCTATAATGGTCGACTCCTCTAAATGGGAAGTTATCGAAGCAGGCTTAAAGTGTATTCAAGGCAAGGCCATTGTTAACTCCATTTCACTCAAAGAGGGTGAAGAGCCGTTTATTCGCCAAGCTAAAATTATAAAACGCTTTGGCGCCGCCGCTGTTGTGATGGCGTTTGATACCGAGGGCCAAGCCGATACCGCCGATCGTAAGTTTGAAATATGTGAGCGCAGCTACCGTATTTTGGTCGACGAAATTGGCTTTCCGCCAGAAGACATTATATTCGACCCCAACATATTTGCCGTTGCCACCGGCATAGAAGAGCACGACAACTACGCCGTAGAATTTATTGAAGGCACCCGCCGCATTAAGCAAAACTTACCCCATTGTAAAGTGTCGGGTGGGGTGTCAAACGTATCGTTTTCATTCAGAGGTAATAACCCGGTACGCGAAGCGATTCACTCGGTATTTTTATACCATGCTATAAAAGCGGGCATGGATATGGGCATAGTAAACGCAGGGCAACTTGCGGTTTACGACGACATCCCCGAAGAACTCCGTAAAGCCGTAGAAGATGTAATTCTTAATACCGACCCAGGTGCGGGCGAGCGCCTTGTTGAACTTGCACCTAAATATTCAGGCATGGCACAAGCTGAGCGGGTAGAAGATTTAGAATGGCGCACTTGGCCGGTTGAAAAACGCCTAGAGCATGCCCTTGTAAAAGGTATAACCACCTTTATAGATGAAGATACAGAAGAGTGCCGTGCTGGCGCCGATAAACCTATTCACGTGATTGAAGGGCCACTCATGGACGGCATGAACGTAGTAGGAGATTTATTTGGTGCCGGTAAAATGTTTTTACCTCAAGTTGTTAAATCGGCTCGGGTAATGAAACGCGCGGTCGCCTACCTTGACCCATTCATTGAAGCCGAAAAAGAAGAGGGCGCGACCAACGGTAAAATTGTTATGGCTACCGTAAAAGGTGACGTGCACGATATAGGTAAAAACATTGTAGGCGTAGTACTGCAATGTAATAACTACGAAGTAATCGACTTAGGCGTAATGGTACCTGCCGAAAAAATACTGCAAACAGCAATTGACGAAAAAGCCGATATTATAGGCCTTTCGGGCTTAATTACCCCATCGCTTGATGAAATGGTACATGTTGCCAAAGAAATGAAGCGTCGTGGCTTTGAGCTGCCGCTAATGATTGGCGGGGCAACCACCTCAAAAGCGCATACCGCAGTAAAAATAGAGCCGCAGTACGACAAAGGCGTGGTGTATGTAAATAATGCCAGCCGCGCCGTGGGTGTGGTGTCTAATTTATTATCAAAAGAGCATAAAGCAGAGTTTTTAGCTAAAACCACCGCCGAATACGACAAAGTACGCGAACAACAAGCACGCAAAAAGCCGCGCTCAAAACCAGTTACCATACAGCGCGCCCGCGATAATGCTGCAAAGCTCGATTGGGATAACTACACCCCACCCGTGCCGAAAAAGCTGGGTGTGACCGAGTTTAAAAATGTATCAATCGCGACTCTACGCAAATACATAGACTGGACGCCGTACTTTATGACCTGGTCAATCGCCGGTAAATATCCGCGCATAATGACCGACGAAGTAGTGGGTGAACAAGCACAAAGCTTGTTTAAAGACGCCAACGACATGCTCGATGAGCTTGAAAAGTCAGGCACTTTGCAGCCATTAGGTGTTATTGGTTTATTCCCAGCTAACCGTGTGGGCGATGATATAGAAATTTACACCGACGAAACGCGAAAAGAGCTATTAACTACCTCATGCCATTTACGTCAGCAAACCGAAAAAACCGACTTTGCTAACTACTGCCTAGCCGATTACATTGCGCCAAAAGGCACACCCGATTACTTTGGTGCGTTTGCGGTAACAGGCGGTTTAGAAGAGGACGACCTCGCCAATGCGTTCGATGCCAAGCAAGACGACTATAATAAAATAATGGTAAAAGCCGTAGCCGACAGACTCGCTGAGGCGTTTGCAGAATACTTGCACGAACAAGTGCGTAAAGAGTATTGGGGTTATGCACCGGATGAAAACCTGGGTAACGATGAGCTAATCCGCGAAAATTACCAAGGTATTCGTCCAGCACCGGGTTACCCAGCGTGCCCAGAGCACACCGAGAAAAAGAAAATTTGGCAACTACTCGATACCGAAAAACGCATAGGTATGCAGCTCACCAGCTCATACGCCATGTGGCCAGGGGCTGCGGTATCAGGTTGGTACTTTTCACACCCACAAGCTAAATACTACGCGGTAGCGGCAGTACAACGTGACCAAGTAGAGGATTACGCCAAGCGAACCAACATGACGCTCGCAGAAGCCGAAAGGTGGTTATCGCCTAACTTGGGGTATGATCCAGAATAA
- the flgA gene encoding flagellar basal body P-ring formation chaperone FlgA codes for MTYIKKEQKTAQHTEAKLPQGKRWLFRLLLTIGLLPAHAMAIPINFDKEIRQFLHTEIKSYLRSVNSQSQRQDIELFIPKGSENLSCDELQITRSQNHTPPAGRVSISVSCPSPAWRFRASAKVSVWINLVAAKHTLNRGKVLNKQDLEYKSVDLGKHRHQGETGIDQLVGLTVKREIDKGTVISNRYLEKQYLINKNEHISLQVNTATFSANVKAIALEDGQLGEVINVKNLSSKKVVQGRVIAQGVAEAAL; via the coding sequence ATGACTTACATAAAAAAAGAGCAAAAAACAGCCCAACACACGGAAGCTAAACTTCCCCAAGGGAAGCGTTGGCTTTTCCGCTTGCTTTTAACTATTGGACTTCTGCCAGCTCATGCTATGGCCATCCCCATTAATTTTGATAAAGAAATTCGGCAGTTTTTGCACACTGAAATTAAGAGCTATTTGCGCTCGGTTAATTCGCAAAGTCAGCGACAAGATATAGAATTATTTATTCCTAAAGGCAGCGAAAATTTAAGCTGTGATGAATTGCAAATCACTCGCTCACAAAATCACACGCCACCTGCAGGCAGAGTGAGTATTTCTGTATCTTGCCCATCGCCTGCTTGGCGTTTTAGAGCCAGTGCCAAAGTAAGTGTGTGGATAAACCTAGTGGCAGCAAAACACACTTTAAACCGAGGTAAAGTGCTTAATAAGCAAGACTTAGAATATAAAAGCGTGGATTTAGGCAAGCACCGCCATCAAGGCGAAACCGGTATTGATCAGCTAGTTGGACTCACCGTTAAACGCGAGATTGATAAAGGCACGGTGATCTCAAATAGATACCTTGAAAAGCAGTATTTAATCAATAAAAATGAGCATATTTCACTGCAAGTAAATACCGCTACTTTCTCTGCTAATGTTAAAGCCATTGCTCTTGAAGATGGCCAGCTTGGTGAGGTTATAAATGTAAAAAATTTATCATCAAAAAAAGTAGTTCAAGGCAGAGTAATTGCGCAAGGTGTGGCAGAGGCGGCACTTTAA
- the flgB gene encoding flagellar basal body rod protein FlgB: MRSAKAYKKQKLEATMELFDKALGVHPFSMKLRLDRAEVIASNLANVDTPGFKSRDVDYRQIMQSVSSSFSQNRDVDFAGVQTDELKYRVPYQPSSDGNTVELNIEQAKFASNSMDFQTSLTFLNMKINGLHKVISGKS; encoded by the coding sequence ATGCGAAGCGCGAAAGCATACAAGAAACAAAAATTAGAGGCAACAATGGAACTATTTGATAAAGCGTTAGGTGTTCATCCTTTTTCAATGAAATTAAGGTTAGACAGAGCAGAAGTCATTGCCAGTAACTTGGCTAATGTTGACACGCCTGGGTTTAAATCTCGAGATGTAGATTACCGTCAAATTATGCAAAGTGTTTCATCCAGTTTTTCGCAAAACAGAGATGTTGATTTTGCTGGTGTACAAACGGATGAACTTAAATATCGCGTTCCTTATCAACCATCAAGTGATGGCAACACTGTTGAGTTAAATATTGAGCAAGCAAAATTTGCCAGCAACAGTATGGATTTTCAAACCAGTTTGACCTTCTTAAATATGAAAATAAATGGCTTACATAAAGTTATTTCAGGGAAATCATAA
- the flgM gene encoding flagellar biosynthesis anti-sigma factor FlgM, with protein MNISAITTTAVEQSQKTNQRSSLDAKPEQQPVATKQEQANSVSALSKSIDSTFQDLAAKPDVDMDKVAMMKAAIASGEFKINIDETVNAMVELHKK; from the coding sequence ATGAATATAAGTGCAATAACAACCACTGCGGTTGAACAAAGCCAAAAAACAAACCAGCGTTCTTCACTGGATGCAAAACCAGAGCAACAACCTGTAGCGACTAAACAAGAGCAAGCAAACTCAGTGAGTGCATTAAGTAAATCAATAGACTCAACATTTCAAGATTTAGCTGCAAAGCCAGACGTTGATATGGATAAAGTAGCCATGATGAAAGCGGCAATTGCCAGTGGTGAATTTAAAATTAATATTGATGAGACCGTTAACGCTATGGTTGAACTTCATAAAAAATGA
- a CDS encoding homocysteine S-methyltransferase family protein, with protein sequence MPNNSQNNKHEQLSTALKQRILILDGAMGTMIQAHKLEEQDYRGERFKDWHVLIKGNNDLLSLTKPEIITDIHRSFLAAGADIIETNTFNSTTISMEDYDMASISREVNLESAKLARAVCDEFSAKTPEKPRYVAGVLGPTSKTCSLSPDVNDPGYRNITFDKLVTAYVESTLALMEGGVDIILIETIFDTLNAKAASFAVEEAFEQAGRKLPVMISGTITDASGRTLSGQTTEAFYNSIRHIKPLSIGLNCALGPDLLRQYVEELSRVCETFVSVHPNAGLPNEFGEYDLEAGDMAKEIIDWGKSGFINIVGGCCGTTPAHIRAFAKGLEGVKPRALPELEVRMRLSGLEACNLN encoded by the coding sequence ATGCCGAATAATTCTCAAAACAATAAGCATGAACAGCTGAGCACTGCGCTCAAACAGCGCATTTTAATTTTAGATGGTGCAATGGGAACCATGATCCAAGCGCATAAGCTTGAAGAGCAAGATTACCGGGGTGAACGTTTTAAAGATTGGCACGTGCTTATTAAAGGTAATAACGATTTATTAAGCCTAACCAAGCCTGAAATTATTACTGATATACACCGCAGTTTTTTAGCCGCCGGTGCCGATATTATCGAAACTAACACCTTTAACTCGACCACTATTTCGATGGAAGATTACGACATGGCGAGTATAAGCCGTGAAGTTAATTTAGAGTCAGCTAAGTTAGCCCGTGCTGTATGTGATGAATTTAGCGCTAAAACCCCAGAAAAACCGCGCTATGTAGCGGGTGTTTTAGGGCCAACATCTAAAACCTGTTCGTTATCGCCGGATGTAAACGACCCGGGCTATCGTAATATCACCTTTGATAAGTTAGTGACTGCGTATGTGGAGTCGACCCTTGCGCTTATGGAGGGCGGTGTAGATATTATTTTAATCGAAACCATATTCGACACGCTTAATGCAAAAGCCGCCTCATTCGCGGTAGAAGAGGCGTTTGAACAAGCAGGGCGTAAATTACCAGTAATGATATCAGGCACTATTACCGACGCCTCAGGCCGCACGCTTTCAGGGCAAACCACCGAAGCATTTTATAACTCTATTCGCCATATTAAGCCGCTTTCAATTGGCTTAAATTGCGCTCTTGGGCCAGATTTACTTCGCCAATACGTTGAAGAGCTATCACGCGTGTGCGAAACCTTTGTTTCTGTTCACCCTAACGCGGGCTTACCCAATGAGTTTGGAGAATACGATTTAGAAGCAGGCGACATGGCAAAAGAGATCATAGATTGGGGTAAATCGGGCTTTATTAATATTGTTGGCGGTTGCTGCGGCACTACGCCTGCGCACATTCGCGCTTTTGCCAAAGGGCTTGAAGGGGTAAAGCCTCGCGCATTACCAGAGCTTGAAGTACGCATGCGTTTATCAGGCCTAGAAGCCTGTAACTTAAATTAA
- a CDS encoding DUF3360 family protein — MTTKPLDDNSSDAIPGADTQTVSDSYENLHKPSSEFESRDAYLEHELQIMQPKRWRPNLPFRDYRFEFEDTIPAMAATIGKVVMVAAIAATFAGPLGLSDGFVLENVRYELLIVSLFILLFSGFILPTANLAGTHGPLIPLIPIVVAAGGHPMAFGLLIGAFGLILAFSKGGSLMAKLTSKGVCGGLLLYLGFVGTISQVKKLFAWAEEIQMTHIAFIVILATILLYALLEHYKKRWLAVPLSCLIGGFTAFALGAPFEFHTAPGLPNMNPMYWWGENTGWMLGLPTAESFVVVLPFAVLAVAMWSPDFLGHQVFQKISYPERTEKVQMNIDDTMLSASTRQTFGSLLGGANFASSWGTYIVPAAIAKRPIPAGAILTALFCIIAGVWGYPMDLAIWQPVLCVALIVGVFIPLLEAGMEMTREGKTTQSAAIVVFASSLVNPAFGWSLTMLLDNLGLIGCKERSADLSRMSRWVIPLIMFVLLTGVMALVGMLPGIPALMPSFRH, encoded by the coding sequence ATGACCACCAAGCCGCTAGATGATAATTCATCTGATGCTATACCAGGAGCGGATACTCAAACCGTGTCCGATAGCTATGAAAATCTTCATAAACCCAGCTCTGAGTTTGAAAGCCGCGACGCTTATCTAGAGCACGAACTGCAAATTATGCAGCCAAAACGCTGGCGTCCAAATTTACCGTTTAGAGATTATCGTTTTGAATTTGAAGACACCATTCCAGCGATGGCCGCTACCATAGGTAAAGTAGTGATGGTTGCAGCCATTGCTGCCACGTTTGCAGGCCCTTTGGGGTTGAGTGATGGCTTTGTACTTGAAAACGTACGCTACGAGCTGTTAATTGTTTCGTTATTTATTTTATTATTTTCGGGCTTTATTTTACCGACCGCTAACTTAGCGGGTACCCATGGCCCACTCATTCCATTAATTCCTATTGTGGTTGCCGCAGGCGGACACCCGATGGCCTTTGGCTTGCTCATAGGTGCCTTTGGATTGATATTAGCATTCAGTAAAGGCGGCAGTCTCATGGCCAAGCTCACCAGTAAAGGGGTATGTGGTGGCCTACTCCTCTATTTAGGCTTTGTGGGTACCATTTCTCAGGTTAAAAAACTATTTGCATGGGCTGAAGAAATTCAAATGACCCATATTGCCTTTATCGTAATCTTAGCCACAATTTTACTTTATGCTTTATTGGAGCATTACAAAAAACGCTGGTTAGCCGTGCCACTGAGCTGTTTAATTGGTGGTTTTACTGCTTTTGCATTGGGTGCACCATTTGAGTTTCATACTGCACCGGGCTTACCAAACATGAACCCTATGTACTGGTGGGGCGAAAACACTGGTTGGATGCTTGGCTTACCAACAGCAGAAAGCTTTGTGGTTGTACTTCCTTTTGCAGTTTTAGCTGTTGCTATGTGGTCGCCTGACTTTTTAGGCCATCAAGTATTTCAAAAAATTAGTTACCCAGAGCGTACTGAAAAAGTACAAATGAATATTGACGATACCATGCTTAGCGCATCAACAAGACAAACCTTTGGCTCGCTATTAGGCGGTGCTAACTTTGCGTCATCTTGGGGCACTTACATTGTTCCTGCTGCTATTGCAAAACGCCCTATTCCTGCAGGCGCTATTTTAACTGCGTTATTTTGTATTATCGCCGGTGTTTGGGGCTATCCAATGGACTTAGCTATTTGGCAGCCAGTATTATGTGTTGCCTTAATTGTAGGGGTGTTTATTCCACTACTTGAAGCGGGTATGGAAATGACCCGTGAAGGTAAAACCACGCAGTCGGCAGCTATTGTGGTGTTTGCATCAAGCCTAGTAAACCCAGCATTTGGTTGGTCATTAACTATGCTACTTGATAACTTAGGCCTTATTGGCTGTAAAGAAAGAAGTGCTGATTTATCGCGAATGAGTCGCTGGGTCATCCCACTTATAATGTTTGTGCTATTAACCGGTGTAATGGCACTGGTAGGTATGCTACCTGGCATTCCTGCGCTAATGCCAAGCTTTAGACATTAA
- a CDS encoding flagellar hook capping FlgD N-terminal domain-containing protein, whose amino-acid sequence MQVNSAVPSAADGAKNTTNIAGNSSADEMSTMFLELLVAQISNQNPLQPMDGTQYVSQLAEFSNVESLQSIRQNTADGLDYVSSLAVLEATNMVGQTVDVQASSIALEQDGSVSGMVNLGEPADSVTVQLYNQQGELVEEKQLPYSGVGSLRFEFENQEAGAYAVRAYATTEEVPKQLDTWLSGEVERVSVGKSLEDILLQVDGLGNFGITEINQVA is encoded by the coding sequence ATGCAAGTTAATTCAGCCGTTCCAAGCGCAGCCGACGGGGCAAAAAACACTACGAATATTGCCGGTAATAGCTCAGCAGATGAAATGTCGACCATGTTTTTAGAGTTACTTGTTGCGCAAATTAGTAATCAAAATCCATTACAACCTATGGACGGCACTCAGTATGTGAGCCAGCTTGCGGAGTTTTCTAATGTTGAGTCATTACAAAGTATTCGCCAAAACACCGCCGATGGTTTGGATTATGTGAGCAGCTTAGCGGTGCTTGAAGCCACTAATATGGTTGGTCAAACGGTTGATGTGCAAGCAAGCAGTATTGCCCTTGAACAAGATGGCAGTGTCTCTGGCATGGTTAATTTAGGGGAACCCGCAGACTCTGTCACTGTGCAACTTTATAACCAACAGGGTGAATTAGTTGAAGAAAAACAACTGCCTTATTCTGGAGTTGGTTCGCTGCGTTTTGAATTTGAAAACCAAGAAGCCGGTGCGTATGCAGTGAGAGCGTATGCCACTACTGAAGAGGTACCAAAGCAGCTTGATACTTGGCTAAGTGGTGAGGTTGAGCGTGTTTCTGTAGGTAAATCGTTAGAAGATATTTTATTGCAAGTCGATGGTTTGGGTAATTTTGGTATCACTGAAATTAATCAAGTGGCATAA
- a CDS encoding CsbD family protein yields the protein MNSDRIEGNWKELKGKAQQKWGDLTNDDLDKIEGSRTELVGKIQQKYGKSKDEAEREVNDFEKGH from the coding sequence ATGAATAGCGATCGTATCGAAGGAAATTGGAAAGAACTTAAAGGTAAAGCGCAGCAAAAATGGGGCGATCTTACCAACGATGATTTAGATAAAATTGAAGGTAGCCGTACCGAGCTTGTTGGTAAAATTCAGCAAAAATACGGTAAATCCAAAGATGAAGCCGAGCGCGAAGTAAATGACTTTGAGAAAGGTCATTAA
- a CDS encoding aspartate/glutamate racemase family protein: protein MKTIGMLGGMSWESTTSYYKALNVGVKNSLGGLHSAKICMVSVDFAEIETLQHQGDWQQTAKLLTEAAKSVEAGGADFLLICTNTMHKVADEIASNITIPILHIADATAEQLKLDNISQVGLLGTQFTMEQNFYKERLTDKHNIEVLIPQPNERKRVHEVIYSQLCQGIIDDDSRADYIRIIERLFAQGAQAIILGCTEIALLVKPQHTQVPLYDTTKIHAEAAVKLALAK from the coding sequence ATGAAAACAATCGGTATGTTAGGGGGCATGAGTTGGGAGTCAACAACCAGCTATTACAAAGCTTTAAACGTAGGCGTTAAAAACTCATTGGGTGGACTACATAGTGCCAAAATTTGCATGGTGAGTGTTGATTTTGCGGAAATTGAAACGCTACAGCATCAAGGTGATTGGCAACAAACAGCTAAGTTACTCACCGAGGCGGCTAAATCTGTAGAGGCTGGTGGTGCCGACTTTTTGCTTATTTGTACCAACACTATGCATAAAGTGGCCGATGAGATTGCCAGTAATATTACCATTCCTATTTTACATATTGCTGATGCCACCGCAGAGCAACTAAAACTCGATAATATTTCGCAAGTAGGGTTGTTGGGCACGCAATTTACAATGGAGCAAAACTTTTACAAAGAGCGTTTAACCGATAAGCATAACATTGAGGTATTAATACCTCAGCCTAATGAGCGAAAGCGAGTGCACGAGGTTATTTATTCGCAGTTATGCCAAGGGATTATTGATGACGATTCGCGAGCTGATTATATACGTATTATAGAGCGCTTATTTGCACAAGGCGCACAGGCCATTATTTTAGGCTGTACTGAAATCGCCTTGTTGGTAAAGCCACAACATACGCAGGTCCCGCTTTACGATACTACCAAAATACATGCCGAAGCAGCAGTAAAACTAGCGCTGGCTAAATAA